A region of Dioscorea cayenensis subsp. rotundata cultivar TDr96_F1 chromosome 5, TDr96_F1_v2_PseudoChromosome.rev07_lg8_w22 25.fasta, whole genome shotgun sequence DNA encodes the following proteins:
- the LOC120259818 gene encoding sialyltransferase-like protein 5 isoform X1, whose product MRSAKGPAGRPTVLALLGAALVFTVIVLTIQSAFFTGGPSSDPNRGEIHILSGFQSAVQQCVANRGLGLTAEIIDHCKLVLKFPEGTNSTWYNEQFKIFEPLEYKYDVCEAILLWEQYRNMTTVLTREYLDVRPDGWLDYAAKRIAQLGADKCYNHSLCEEHLKLILPSNPPFHPRQFKTCAVVGNSGDLLKTEFGEEIDSHDAVIRDNEAPVNEKYAKYVGLKRDFRLVVRGAARNMIPILNGSSDEVLIIKSVTHRDFNAMIKMVPNPVYLFQGIVLRRGAKGTGMKSIELALSMCDVVNIYGFTVDPGYTEWTRYFSTPRKGHNPLQGRAYYQLLECLGVIRIHSPMRASRKDWSDVPSREMIRTAHAAALSLKKTQAGQPADLGPFSSCKVWGTARHGGPVSGSPDMSDTRKHSNYNKWEVLPFTDLRKEAQEHFIQMDGASLYKMDGNKLDDLVCVKHSLPSKD is encoded by the exons ATGAGATCCGCGAAGGGCCCGGCCGGGCGTCCGACGGTGCTTGCTCTCCTCGGCGCCGCCCTCGTCTTCACCGTCATCGTCCTCACGATCCAGTCCGCCTTCTTCACCGGTGGTCCGAGTTCCGACCCTAACCGCGGCGAGATCCATATTCTCTCCGGGTTCCAATCCGCTGTCCAGCAATGCGTG GCAAACAGAGGACTTGGGCTTACTGCAGAAATCATTGACCACTGTAAATTGGTTCTTAAATTTCCAGAAGGCACAAATAGTACCTGG TACAATGAGcaattcaaaatttttgagCCACTGGAGTACAAATATGATGTCTGTGAGGCTATCCTGCTGTGGGAACAG TACCGGAATATGACAACAGTATTGACAAGAGAATACCTAGATGTTCGGCCTGATGGATGGCTAGACTATGCAGCAAAAAGGATTGCACAGTT AGGTGCAGATAAATGTTACAAtcattctctttgtgaagaacaTCTTAAGTTGATCTTGCCATCAAATCCTCCTTTCCATCCACGCCAATTTAAGACATGTGCGGTTGTTGGAAATTCAGGGGATCTCTTAAAGACAGAATTTGGTGAAGAGATTGACAGTCATGATGCTGTTATCAGAGACAATGAAGCTCCTGTTAATGAG AAATATGCAAAGTATGTTGGTTTAAAGAGGGATTTTCGCCTTGTAGTGAGAGGTGCTGCACGTAATATGATTCCCATTCTCAATGGATCAT CGGATGAGGTACTGATAATAAAAAGTGTGACACATAGAGACTTCAATGCCATGATAAAG ATGGTTCCAAATCCTGTCTATCTTTTCCAAGGCATAGTGCTGAGAAGGGGTGCCAAGGGAACTGGAATGAAATCTATAGAACTAGCACTTTCCATGTGCGATGTTGTCAACATATACGGTTTTACAGTTGATCCCGGCTACACAGAATG GACTCGCTACTTCTCAACTCCAAGGAAAGGGCACAATCCATTACAAGGAAGAGCATATTATCAACTTCTTGAATGCCTTGGT GTTATCAGAATCCATTCTCCAATGAGAGCTAGCAGGAAGGACTGGTCAGACGTGCCCAGCAGGGAAATGATAAGAACTGCTCATGCTGCCGCTCTGAGTCTGAAAAAGACTCAAGCTGGGCAGCCTGCTGACTTGGGGCCATTTAGCAGCTGCAAAGTTTGGGGTACAGCTCGCCATGGCGGCCCAGTTTCAGGATCCCCGGACATGAGTGATACAAGAAAACATTCAAATTACAATAAGTGGGAGGTCCTACCTTTCACGGACCTGAGAAAGGAGGCACAAGAACATTTCATTCAGATGGACGGCGCTTCTCTGTACAAGATGGATGGTAATAAATTGGATGATCTAGTATGTGTCAAGCATTCCTTGCCATCGAAAGATTGA
- the LOC120259818 gene encoding sialyltransferase-like protein 5 isoform X2, whose protein sequence is MTTVLTREYLDVRPDGWLDYAAKRIAQLGADKCYNHSLCEEHLKLILPSNPPFHPRQFKTCAVVGNSGDLLKTEFGEEIDSHDAVIRDNEAPVNEKYAKYVGLKRDFRLVVRGAARNMIPILNGSSDEVLIIKSVTHRDFNAMIKMVPNPVYLFQGIVLRRGAKGTGMKSIELALSMCDVVNIYGFTVDPGYTEWTRYFSTPRKGHNPLQGRAYYQLLECLGVIRIHSPMRASRKDWSDVPSREMIRTAHAAALSLKKTQAGQPADLGPFSSCKVWGTARHGGPVSGSPDMSDTRKHSNYNKWEVLPFTDLRKEAQEHFIQMDGASLYKMDGNKLDDLVCVKHSLPSKD, encoded by the exons ATGACAACAGTATTGACAAGAGAATACCTAGATGTTCGGCCTGATGGATGGCTAGACTATGCAGCAAAAAGGATTGCACAGTT AGGTGCAGATAAATGTTACAAtcattctctttgtgaagaacaTCTTAAGTTGATCTTGCCATCAAATCCTCCTTTCCATCCACGCCAATTTAAGACATGTGCGGTTGTTGGAAATTCAGGGGATCTCTTAAAGACAGAATTTGGTGAAGAGATTGACAGTCATGATGCTGTTATCAGAGACAATGAAGCTCCTGTTAATGAG AAATATGCAAAGTATGTTGGTTTAAAGAGGGATTTTCGCCTTGTAGTGAGAGGTGCTGCACGTAATATGATTCCCATTCTCAATGGATCAT CGGATGAGGTACTGATAATAAAAAGTGTGACACATAGAGACTTCAATGCCATGATAAAG ATGGTTCCAAATCCTGTCTATCTTTTCCAAGGCATAGTGCTGAGAAGGGGTGCCAAGGGAACTGGAATGAAATCTATAGAACTAGCACTTTCCATGTGCGATGTTGTCAACATATACGGTTTTACAGTTGATCCCGGCTACACAGAATG GACTCGCTACTTCTCAACTCCAAGGAAAGGGCACAATCCATTACAAGGAAGAGCATATTATCAACTTCTTGAATGCCTTGGT GTTATCAGAATCCATTCTCCAATGAGAGCTAGCAGGAAGGACTGGTCAGACGTGCCCAGCAGGGAAATGATAAGAACTGCTCATGCTGCCGCTCTGAGTCTGAAAAAGACTCAAGCTGGGCAGCCTGCTGACTTGGGGCCATTTAGCAGCTGCAAAGTTTGGGGTACAGCTCGCCATGGCGGCCCAGTTTCAGGATCCCCGGACATGAGTGATACAAGAAAACATTCAAATTACAATAAGTGGGAGGTCCTACCTTTCACGGACCTGAGAAAGGAGGCACAAGAACATTTCATTCAGATGGACGGCGCTTCTCTGTACAAGATGGATGGTAATAAATTGGATGATCTAGTATGTGTCAAGCATTCCTTGCCATCGAAAGATTGA
- the LOC120262456 gene encoding chromophore lyase CRL, chloroplastic has protein sequence MGRDSAEEGGGSRAGGLVLKALVLLGGALLLKKLRKSKTRWDHARVVAEALSGEKFSREQACRDPDNYFNLRMLNCPATELVDGSRILYFEQAFWRTPEKPFRQRFYMVKPCPKELRCDVELSSYAIRDVEEYKNFCDRSKDQRPQPEEVIEDIAEHLTTIHLSRCERGKRCLYEGSTPPGGFPNTWNGASYCTTELSIHKNGEVHTWDRGFDDEGNQVWGAKEGPYEFKPAQALGYSDMFSPLNFSPALQL, from the exons ATGGGAAGGGATTCGGCAGAGGAGGGAGGAGGAAGCAGAGCTGGCGGGCTGGTCTTGAAGGCTCTTGTGCTTTTGGGCGGAGCTCTGCTTCTTAAGAAGCTTAGGAAGTCCAAAACTCGATGGGATCATGCCCGAGTTGTCGCTGAAGCTCTCTCTGGAGAGAAG TTTTCTCGAGAGCAAGCTTGCAGAGACCCTGATAACTATTTCAATCTGAG GATGTTGAATTGCCCTGCAACAGAGCTGGTTGATGGTTCACGAATCCTGTACTTTGAACAG gCATTTTGGAGAACTCCTGAGAAACCCTTTCGACAA AGATTTTATATGGTGAAGCCTTGTCCTAAAGAGTTGAGATGTGATGTTGAA TTGAGCTCATATGCAATAAGAGATGTAGAAGAGTACAAGAACTTCTGTGACCGGTCAAAAGACCAACGACCACAACCTGAAGAAGTTATTGAG GATATCGCCGAACATCTTACAACCATACATCTCTCGCGTTGTGAACGGGGTAAACGCTGCCTATATGAAGGTTCAACACCTCCTGGTGGTTTCCCTAATACTTGG AATGGTGCGTCATATTGTACAACTGAACTGTCGATCCACAAAAACGGAGAAGTGCATACTTGGGACCGAGGTTTCGATGATGAAGGAAATCAGGTTTGGGGAGCAAAGGAGGGTCCTTATGAGTTCAAACCAGCACAAGCATTGGGTTATAGTGACATGTTTTCCCCACTAAATTTCTCTCCAGCATTACAATTATAG
- the LOC120262454 gene encoding probable alpha-mannosidase At5g13980 isoform X2 has protein sequence MAIASLRHLLQLILFAVVFFSVESQYIAYNTSQGIVPGKLNVHIVAHTHDDVGWLKTIDQYYVGSNNSIQGACVQNVLDSMVTALLEDKNRKFIYVEQAFFQRWWRRQSDAIKKIVKELLSSGQLEFINGGMCMHDEAAVHYIDMIDQTTLGHRFLKEEFGQTPRIGWQIDPFGHAAVQAYLLSAEVGFDALYFSRIDYQDREKRKDQKSLEVVWRGSKSLGSSADVFTGIFPKNYEPPPGEFYFEVNDASPVVQDDPLLFDYNVEERVNDFVAAAIAQANITRTNHIMFTMGTDFKYQYANSWFRQLDKFIHYVNKDGRVNALYSTPSIYTDAKYAAKESWPLKTDDFFPYADNPNAYWTGYFSSRPALKGYVRMMSGYYLAARQLEFFIGRNSSGPTTDSLADALAIAQHHDAVSGTEKQHVANDYATRLAIGYAEAEKLVSSSLACLMESVQNSVCNPKMKLEQCLLLNVSYCPQSEADLSDDKSLVVLVYNSLGWKREDVVRIPVSSEYVVVHDSEGREVVSQILPLVNASAAIRNQYVKAYLGISPKVNSLHWLAFPVSIPPLGFNTYVVSSSKRTGSNAVMSTLYSPQENKKSNIEVGPGNMKLLFNTDEGRLTQYSNGRSLVNVPLEQSFSYYPGDDGSGKDPQASGAYIFRPNGTTSIKPKAQVPLKIFKGPILDEVHQQINPWIYQITRVYKGKEHVEFEFAIGPISVDDGIGKEVVTKLTSTMMTNKIFFTDSSGRDFLKRIRDYRSDWQLQVNQPVAGNYYPINLGIYLEDKSTEFSVLVDRSTGGSSIQDGQIELMLHRRLLHDDGRGVAEALNETVCVNDKCEGLTVVGKFYVSIDPVGEGAKWRRTTGQEIYSPLLLAFSEQGDKGKSSHVPKFTPMKSSYSLPYNVALLTLEALEDGTTLLRLGHLYEVDEDKELSKMASVDLKKMFSGKKISKITEMNLSANQEKDAMLKKRLKWKVEGSAEDQKMAIRGRAVDLSDLVVELGPMEIRTFKIDFEFDSFLAFGDR, from the exons ATGGCGATCGCCTCCTTGCGCCACCTTCTCCAGCTTATTCTCTTCGCTGTGGTGTTCTTCTCCGTTGAATCGCAGTACATCGCGTACAACACCTCGCAGGGGATCGTTCCCGGGAAGCTCAATGTCCATATCGTCGCTCACACCCATGATGATGTTGGATGGCTGAAAACCATAGATCAGTACTATGTTGGGTCTAACAACTCCATTCAG GGGGCATGCGTGCAGAACGTGCTGGATTCGATGGTGACGGCGTTGTTGGAGGATAAGAATCGGAAGTTCATATATGTTGAGCAG GCATTTTTCCAGCGATGGTGGAGGCGGCAGAGCGATGCAATAAAGAAAATAGTGAAAGAGCTACTCAGCTCTGGGCAATTGGAATTTAT AAATGGTGGTATGTGTATGCATGATGAGGCAGCAGTGCACTACATTGACATGATAGACCAGACGACATTGGGGCATCGTTTTCTCAAGGAGGAGTTCGGTCAGACCCCAAGGATTGGTTGGCAGATTGATCCTTTCGGGCATGCAGCTGTGCAAGCTTATTTGCTTTCTGCAGAG GTTGGATTTGATGCTCTATACTTTTCCCGTATTGACTACCAAGATAGGGAGAAAAGGAAGGATCAAAAGAGCCTTGAGGTTGTTTGGCGTGGTTCGAAGAGCCTTGGCTCTTCTGCAGAT GTTTTCACTGGCATATTTCCAAAGAATTATGAGCCTCCTCCTGGTGAATTTTACTTTGAAGTTAATGATGCCTCCCCTGTTGTCCAG GATGATCCACTACTATTCGATTATAATGTTGAAGAGAGAGTGAATGATTTTGTTGCAGCAGCAATAGCTCAG GCCAATATTACCAGAACAAACCACATCATGTTCACAATGGGGACAGATTTTAAGTACCAGTATGCAAACTCGTGGTTCAGACAGTTGGATAAGTTCATTCACTATGTGAACAAG GATGGAAGGGTCAATGCCTTATATTCAACCCCTTCCATATACACTGATGCAAAATATGCTGCAAAGGAGTCATGGCCTCTCAAGACTGACGACTTCTTCCC GTATGCCGATAATCCAAACGCATACTGGACAGGTTACTTTTCAAGTAGGCCTGCCCTTAAGGGCTATGTGAGAATGATGAGTGGGTACTATCTG GCAGCTAGGCAATTGGAGTTTTTCATTGGCAGAAATAGTTCAGGGCCAACAACAGACAGTTTGGCTGATGCTTTAGCAATTGCTCAGCATCATGATGCAGTCAGTGGAACTGAAAAGCAGCATGTGGCAAATGACTATGCTACAAGATTGGCTATAGGCTATGCAGAG GCTGAGAAACTGGTTTCATCTTCGCTTGCTTGCTTGATGGAATCTGTCCAAAATTCAGTGTGCAACCCAAAAATGAAATTGGAACAg TGTCTTCTTCTGAATGTAAGTTATTGCCCACAATCTGAAGCAGATCTATCTGATGATAAAAGCTTG GTTGTTCTGGTGTACAATTCTCTTGGCTGGAAACGGGAAGATGTAGTGCGAATACCA gTTTCAAGTGAATATGTAGTTGTTCATGATTCAGAAGGAAGGGAAGTTGTGTCACAAATTTTGCCTCTGGTCAATGCCTCAGCTGCCATTCGTAATCAGTATGTAaaggcatacttgggcatttctCCAAAAGTTAATTCTTTACACTGGCTTGCATTTCCAGTATCGATACCACCTCTTGGTTTCAACACATATGTTGTCTCAAGCTCTAAACGGACTG GATCTAATGCTGTCATGTCAACTCTGTACTCAccacaagaaaacaagaagagcAACATAGAGGTTGGGCCAGGAAATATGAAGCTTTTATTTAATACAGATGAAGGAAGACTCACACAATATTCTAATGGTAGAAGCTTG gtCAATGTACCTCTGGAGCAGTCTTTCAGTTATTATCCAGGAGATGATGGAAGTGGTAAAGATCCTCAG GCATCTGGAGCATATATCTTCCGACCAAATGGAACAACTTCAATTAAACCTAAAGCACAG GTgcctttgaaaatatttaaaggaCCCATCTTGGATGAGGTGCATCAGCAGATTAATCCATGGATATATCAG ATTACCCGAGTTTACAAAGGCAAGGAGCATGTGGAATTTGAGTTCGCT ATTGGGCCAATATCTGTTGATGATGGAATTGGAAAAGAAGTGGTTACTAAACTGACATCGACCATGATGACCAACAAGATATTTTTTACAGATTCCAGTGGACGGGATTTTCTCAAAAGG ATAAGAGACTACAGGTCAGACTGGCAACTGCAAGTGAACCAACCTGTTGCTGGAAATTATTATCCT ATCAATCTTGGAATTTATTTGGAAGATAAAAGCACAGAATTTTCAGTTTTGGTAGACCGGTCCACAGGAGGTTCCAGCATACAAGATGGTCAAATAGAATTAATGCTTCATAG GAGATTGCTCCACGATGATGGCCGAGGTGTTGCAGAGGCACTCAATGAGACTGTCTGTGTCAATGATAAATGTGAAGGATTGACA GTCGTTGGAAAATTTTATGTTAGCATTGACCCAGTAGGAGAGGGAGCTAAATGGCGTCGGACCACAGGGCAAGAAATTTATTCTCCCTTGCTTCTTGCCTTCTCAGAACAG GGAGACAAGGGGAAAAGTTCACATGTTCCGAAATTCACACCAATGAAATCTTCCTACAGTTTACCATATAATGTTGCATTGCTCACCCTTGAG GCACTTGAAGATGGAACTACCCTCCTTCGGTTGGGGCACCTTTACGAG GTGGACGAGGACAAGGAACTCTCGAAGATGGCAAGTGTCGATCTTAAAAAAATGTTCTCAGGCAAGAAG ATCAGCAAAATAACAGAAATGAACCTATCCGCCAACCAAGAGAAGGATGCAATGCTGAAGAAGAGATTAAAATGGAAAGTAGAGGGTTCTGCGGAAGATCAAAAGATGGCAATACGAGGACGGGCAGTTGATTTATCAGATCTCGTGGTGGAGCTCGGCCCCATGGAAATCAGAACATTCAAAATAGACTTCGAGTTTGATTCATTCCTTGCGTTTGGCGACCGATGA
- the LOC120262454 gene encoding probable alpha-mannosidase At5g13980 isoform X1: protein MAIASLRHLLQLILFAVVFFSVESQYIAYNTSQGIVPGKLNVHIVAHTHDDVGWLKTIDQYYVGSNNSIQGACVQNVLDSMVTALLEDKNRKFIYVEQAFFQRWWRRQSDAIKKIVKELLSSGQLEFINGGMCMHDEAAVHYIDMIDQTTLGHRFLKEEFGQTPRIGWQIDPFGHAAVQAYLLSAEVGFDALYFSRIDYQDREKRKDQKSLEVVWRGSKSLGSSADVFTGIFPKNYEPPPGEFYFEVNDASPVVQDDPLLFDYNVEERVNDFVAAAIAQANITRTNHIMFTMGTDFKYQYANSWFRQLDKFIHYVNKDGRVNALYSTPSIYTDAKYAAKESWPLKTDDFFPYADNPNAYWTGYFSSRPALKGYVRMMSGYYLAARQLEFFIGRNSSGPTTDSLADALAIAQHHDAVSGTEKQHVANDYATRLAIGYAEAEKLVSSSLACLMESVQNSVCNPKMKLEQCLLLNVSYCPQSEADLSDDKSLVVLVYNSLGWKREDVVRIPVSSEYVVVHDSEGREVVSQILPLVNASAAIRNQYVKAYLGISPKVNSLHWLAFPVSIPPLGFNTYVVSSSKRTGSNAVMSTLYSPQENKKSNIEVGPGNMKLLFNTDEGRLTQYSNGRSLVNVPLEQSFSYYPGDDGSGKDPQASGAYIFRPNGTTSIKPKAQVPLKIFKGPILDEVHQQINPWIYQITRVYKGKEHVEFEFAIGPISVDDGIGKEVVTKLTSTMMTNKIFFTDSSGRDFLKRIRDYRSDWQLQVNQPVAGNYYPINLGIYLEDKSTEFSVLVDRSTGGSSIQDGQIELMLHRRLLHDDGRGVAEALNETVCVNDKCEGLTVVGKFYVSIDPVGEGAKWRRTTGQEIYSPLLLAFSEQKGDKGKSSHVPKFTPMKSSYSLPYNVALLTLEALEDGTTLLRLGHLYEVDEDKELSKMASVDLKKMFSGKKISKITEMNLSANQEKDAMLKKRLKWKVEGSAEDQKMAIRGRAVDLSDLVVELGPMEIRTFKIDFEFDSFLAFGDR from the exons ATGGCGATCGCCTCCTTGCGCCACCTTCTCCAGCTTATTCTCTTCGCTGTGGTGTTCTTCTCCGTTGAATCGCAGTACATCGCGTACAACACCTCGCAGGGGATCGTTCCCGGGAAGCTCAATGTCCATATCGTCGCTCACACCCATGATGATGTTGGATGGCTGAAAACCATAGATCAGTACTATGTTGGGTCTAACAACTCCATTCAG GGGGCATGCGTGCAGAACGTGCTGGATTCGATGGTGACGGCGTTGTTGGAGGATAAGAATCGGAAGTTCATATATGTTGAGCAG GCATTTTTCCAGCGATGGTGGAGGCGGCAGAGCGATGCAATAAAGAAAATAGTGAAAGAGCTACTCAGCTCTGGGCAATTGGAATTTAT AAATGGTGGTATGTGTATGCATGATGAGGCAGCAGTGCACTACATTGACATGATAGACCAGACGACATTGGGGCATCGTTTTCTCAAGGAGGAGTTCGGTCAGACCCCAAGGATTGGTTGGCAGATTGATCCTTTCGGGCATGCAGCTGTGCAAGCTTATTTGCTTTCTGCAGAG GTTGGATTTGATGCTCTATACTTTTCCCGTATTGACTACCAAGATAGGGAGAAAAGGAAGGATCAAAAGAGCCTTGAGGTTGTTTGGCGTGGTTCGAAGAGCCTTGGCTCTTCTGCAGAT GTTTTCACTGGCATATTTCCAAAGAATTATGAGCCTCCTCCTGGTGAATTTTACTTTGAAGTTAATGATGCCTCCCCTGTTGTCCAG GATGATCCACTACTATTCGATTATAATGTTGAAGAGAGAGTGAATGATTTTGTTGCAGCAGCAATAGCTCAG GCCAATATTACCAGAACAAACCACATCATGTTCACAATGGGGACAGATTTTAAGTACCAGTATGCAAACTCGTGGTTCAGACAGTTGGATAAGTTCATTCACTATGTGAACAAG GATGGAAGGGTCAATGCCTTATATTCAACCCCTTCCATATACACTGATGCAAAATATGCTGCAAAGGAGTCATGGCCTCTCAAGACTGACGACTTCTTCCC GTATGCCGATAATCCAAACGCATACTGGACAGGTTACTTTTCAAGTAGGCCTGCCCTTAAGGGCTATGTGAGAATGATGAGTGGGTACTATCTG GCAGCTAGGCAATTGGAGTTTTTCATTGGCAGAAATAGTTCAGGGCCAACAACAGACAGTTTGGCTGATGCTTTAGCAATTGCTCAGCATCATGATGCAGTCAGTGGAACTGAAAAGCAGCATGTGGCAAATGACTATGCTACAAGATTGGCTATAGGCTATGCAGAG GCTGAGAAACTGGTTTCATCTTCGCTTGCTTGCTTGATGGAATCTGTCCAAAATTCAGTGTGCAACCCAAAAATGAAATTGGAACAg TGTCTTCTTCTGAATGTAAGTTATTGCCCACAATCTGAAGCAGATCTATCTGATGATAAAAGCTTG GTTGTTCTGGTGTACAATTCTCTTGGCTGGAAACGGGAAGATGTAGTGCGAATACCA gTTTCAAGTGAATATGTAGTTGTTCATGATTCAGAAGGAAGGGAAGTTGTGTCACAAATTTTGCCTCTGGTCAATGCCTCAGCTGCCATTCGTAATCAGTATGTAaaggcatacttgggcatttctCCAAAAGTTAATTCTTTACACTGGCTTGCATTTCCAGTATCGATACCACCTCTTGGTTTCAACACATATGTTGTCTCAAGCTCTAAACGGACTG GATCTAATGCTGTCATGTCAACTCTGTACTCAccacaagaaaacaagaagagcAACATAGAGGTTGGGCCAGGAAATATGAAGCTTTTATTTAATACAGATGAAGGAAGACTCACACAATATTCTAATGGTAGAAGCTTG gtCAATGTACCTCTGGAGCAGTCTTTCAGTTATTATCCAGGAGATGATGGAAGTGGTAAAGATCCTCAG GCATCTGGAGCATATATCTTCCGACCAAATGGAACAACTTCAATTAAACCTAAAGCACAG GTgcctttgaaaatatttaaaggaCCCATCTTGGATGAGGTGCATCAGCAGATTAATCCATGGATATATCAG ATTACCCGAGTTTACAAAGGCAAGGAGCATGTGGAATTTGAGTTCGCT ATTGGGCCAATATCTGTTGATGATGGAATTGGAAAAGAAGTGGTTACTAAACTGACATCGACCATGATGACCAACAAGATATTTTTTACAGATTCCAGTGGACGGGATTTTCTCAAAAGG ATAAGAGACTACAGGTCAGACTGGCAACTGCAAGTGAACCAACCTGTTGCTGGAAATTATTATCCT ATCAATCTTGGAATTTATTTGGAAGATAAAAGCACAGAATTTTCAGTTTTGGTAGACCGGTCCACAGGAGGTTCCAGCATACAAGATGGTCAAATAGAATTAATGCTTCATAG GAGATTGCTCCACGATGATGGCCGAGGTGTTGCAGAGGCACTCAATGAGACTGTCTGTGTCAATGATAAATGTGAAGGATTGACA GTCGTTGGAAAATTTTATGTTAGCATTGACCCAGTAGGAGAGGGAGCTAAATGGCGTCGGACCACAGGGCAAGAAATTTATTCTCCCTTGCTTCTTGCCTTCTCAGAACAG AAGGGAGACAAGGGGAAAAGTTCACATGTTCCGAAATTCACACCAATGAAATCTTCCTACAGTTTACCATATAATGTTGCATTGCTCACCCTTGAG GCACTTGAAGATGGAACTACCCTCCTTCGGTTGGGGCACCTTTACGAG GTGGACGAGGACAAGGAACTCTCGAAGATGGCAAGTGTCGATCTTAAAAAAATGTTCTCAGGCAAGAAG ATCAGCAAAATAACAGAAATGAACCTATCCGCCAACCAAGAGAAGGATGCAATGCTGAAGAAGAGATTAAAATGGAAAGTAGAGGGTTCTGCGGAAGATCAAAAGATGGCAATACGAGGACGGGCAGTTGATTTATCAGATCTCGTGGTGGAGCTCGGCCCCATGGAAATCAGAACATTCAAAATAGACTTCGAGTTTGATTCATTCCTTGCGTTTGGCGACCGATGA